In Scomber japonicus isolate fScoJap1 chromosome 19, fScoJap1.pri, whole genome shotgun sequence, a single genomic region encodes these proteins:
- the cops4 gene encoding COP9 signalosome complex subunit 4 isoform X3, with amino-acid sequence MATDVRQELAQLMNSSGSHKDLAAKYRQILEKAVQFTDADQLESLKAFVEAMVNENVSLVISRQLLTDFCTHLPNLPDATAKAVYHFTLEKIQPRVISFEEQVASIRQHLATIYEKEGDWRNAAQVLVGIPLETGQKQYNVDYKLDTYLKIARLYLEDDDPVQAEAYINRASLLQNESSNEQLQIHYKVCYARVLDFRRKFIEAAQRYNELSYKSIVHESERLEALKHALNCTILASAGQQRSRMLATLFKDERCQQLAAYGILEKMYLDRIIRGNQLQEFAAMLMPHQKATTADGSSILDRAVIEHNLLSASKLYNNITFEELGALLEIPPAKFVSLQAEKIASQMITEGRMNGFIDQIDGIVHFETREPLPTWDKQIQSLCFQVNNLLEKIRGAAPEWAAQAMETQMTQ; translated from the exons ATGGCGACCGACGTGAGGCAGGAGCTGGCTCAGCTGATGAATTCAAGCGGATCTCACAAAGATCTGGCTGCCAA ATACCGACAAATTTTGGAGAAAGCGGTTCAGTTCACAGATGCAGACCAGCTTGAGTCCTTGAAGGCCTTTGTTGAAGCAA TGGTAAATGAAAACGTCAGTCTTGTCATCTCGAGGCAACTTCTCACCGATTTCTGCACACATCTGCCGAACCTTCCCGACGCCACGGCCAAAGCTGTGTATCACTTCACTTTGGAAAAGATTCAGCCGAGGGTCATTTCATTTGAGGAGCAG GTAGCCTCCATCAGACAGCACTTAGCAACCATTTATGAAAAGGAGGGCGACTGGAGAAATGCAGCCCAGGTTTTAGTTGGTATTCCTCTGGAAACAGGACAGAA GCAATACAATGTTGACTATAAATTGGACACGTACCTGAAAATTGCGCGTCTCTACTTAGAAGACGACGACCCGGTTCAGGCCGAGGCTTACATCAACAGAGCCTCATTGCTTCAGAATGAGTCCTCTAATGAACAGCTGCAAATTCATTACAAG gTGTGCTATGCCAGAGTCCTCGATTTTAGGAGGAAGTTCATTGAAGCTGCACAGAGATACAACGAGCTGTCTTATAAATCAATTGTCCATGAGAGTGAACGTCTAGAGGCACTGAAACACGCCCTGAACTGCACCATACTGGCCTCCGCAG gccAGCAGCGTTCCCGAATGTTGGCCACTCTGTTTAAGGACGAGCGCTGTCAGCAGCTGGCAGCGTACGGTATTCTGGAGAAGATGTACCTGGACCGAATCATCAGAGGAAACCAGCTGCAGGAGTTTGCTGCCATGCTCATGCCTCACCAGAAGGCCACCACAGCAGATG GCTCCAGCATCCTCGACAGAGCTGTGATCGAACACAACCTGCTGTCAGCCAGTAAACTCTACAACAACATCACGTTTGAAGAACTAGGAGCGCTGTTGGAAATCCCCCCGGCAAAG tttgtCTCTCTTCAGGCGGAGAAGATCGCGTCCCAGATGATCACCGAAGGACGAATGAACGGCTTCATCGACCAGATCGACGGCATCGTACACTTTGAGA CTCGAGAACCTCTTCCCACTTGGGACAAACAGATCCAGTCTCTGTGTTTCCAAGTCAACAACCTCCTAGAAAAGATCCGAGGTGCTGCTCCAGAGTGGGCCGCACAAGCTATGGAAACCCAGATGACCCAGTAG
- the cops4 gene encoding COP9 signalosome complex subunit 4 isoform X1, with protein MATDVRQELAQLMNSSGSHKDLAAKYRQILEKAVQFTDADQLESLKAFVEAMVNENVSLVISRQLLTDFCTHLPNLPDATAKAVYHFTLEKIQPRVISFEEQVASIRQHLATIYEKEGDWRNAAQVLVGIPLETGQKQYNVDYKLDTYLKIARLYLEDDDPVQAEAYINRASLLQNESSNEQLQIHYKVCYARVLDFRRKFIEAAQRYNELSYKSIVHESERLEALKHALNCTILASAGQQRSRMLATLFKDERCQQLAAYGILEKMYLDRIIRGNQLQEFAAMLMPHQKATTADGTLFSVTGSSILDRAVIEHNLLSASKLYNNITFEELGALLEIPPAKFVSLQAEKIASQMITEGRMNGFIDQIDGIVHFETREPLPTWDKQIQSLCFQVNNLLEKIRGAAPEWAAQAMETQMTQ; from the exons ATGGCGACCGACGTGAGGCAGGAGCTGGCTCAGCTGATGAATTCAAGCGGATCTCACAAAGATCTGGCTGCCAA ATACCGACAAATTTTGGAGAAAGCGGTTCAGTTCACAGATGCAGACCAGCTTGAGTCCTTGAAGGCCTTTGTTGAAGCAA TGGTAAATGAAAACGTCAGTCTTGTCATCTCGAGGCAACTTCTCACCGATTTCTGCACACATCTGCCGAACCTTCCCGACGCCACGGCCAAAGCTGTGTATCACTTCACTTTGGAAAAGATTCAGCCGAGGGTCATTTCATTTGAGGAGCAG GTAGCCTCCATCAGACAGCACTTAGCAACCATTTATGAAAAGGAGGGCGACTGGAGAAATGCAGCCCAGGTTTTAGTTGGTATTCCTCTGGAAACAGGACAGAA GCAATACAATGTTGACTATAAATTGGACACGTACCTGAAAATTGCGCGTCTCTACTTAGAAGACGACGACCCGGTTCAGGCCGAGGCTTACATCAACAGAGCCTCATTGCTTCAGAATGAGTCCTCTAATGAACAGCTGCAAATTCATTACAAG gTGTGCTATGCCAGAGTCCTCGATTTTAGGAGGAAGTTCATTGAAGCTGCACAGAGATACAACGAGCTGTCTTATAAATCAATTGTCCATGAGAGTGAACGTCTAGAGGCACTGAAACACGCCCTGAACTGCACCATACTGGCCTCCGCAG gccAGCAGCGTTCCCGAATGTTGGCCACTCTGTTTAAGGACGAGCGCTGTCAGCAGCTGGCAGCGTACGGTATTCTGGAGAAGATGTACCTGGACCGAATCATCAGAGGAAACCAGCTGCAGGAGTTTGCTGCCATGCTCATGCCTCACCAGAAGGCCACCACAGCAGATG GTACTTTGTTCTCCGTCACAGGCTCCAGCATCCTCGACAGAGCTGTGATCGAACACAACCTGCTGTCAGCCAGTAAACTCTACAACAACATCACGTTTGAAGAACTAGGAGCGCTGTTGGAAATCCCCCCGGCAAAG tttgtCTCTCTTCAGGCGGAGAAGATCGCGTCCCAGATGATCACCGAAGGACGAATGAACGGCTTCATCGACCAGATCGACGGCATCGTACACTTTGAGA CTCGAGAACCTCTTCCCACTTGGGACAAACAGATCCAGTCTCTGTGTTTCCAAGTCAACAACCTCCTAGAAAAGATCCGAGGTGCTGCTCCAGAGTGGGCCGCACAAGCTATGGAAACCCAGATGACCCAGTAG
- the LOC128380300 gene encoding placenta-specific gene 8 protein-like produces the protein MAVTRQPGSYQESEFQTGVCDICDDCGTCCFGFFCHICMGCSIASDMGECCLCGLGMPIRSVYRTRYNIKGSLCKDFLTTLFCGACATCQLKRDIDRRKEQGIF, from the exons ATGGCTGTGACTCGACAACCAGGCTCATATCAAGAGTCTGAGTTCCAGACCGGTGTGTGTGATATCTGTGACGACTGTGGCACCT GCTGCTTCGGTTTTTTCTGCCACATCTGCATGGGCTGCTCCATTGCCAGTGACATGGGGGAGTGCTGCTTGTGTGGTCTTGGTATGCCCATCCGCAGCGTCTACAGGACCAGATACAACATCAAg ggGTCTCTCTGTAAAGACTTTTTGACCACCCTGTTTTGTGGAGCCTGTGCTACCTGCCAGCTGAAGAGAGATATCGACCGCAGGAAGGAACAAGGCATTTTCTAA
- the cops4 gene encoding COP9 signalosome complex subunit 4 isoform X2: MATDVRQELAQLMNSSGSHKDLAAKYRQILEKAVQFTDADQLESLKAFVEAMVNENVSLVISRQLLTDFCTHLPNLPDATAKAVYHFTLEKIQPRVISFEEQVASIRQHLATIYEKEGDWRNAAQVLVGIPLETGQKQYNVDYKLDTYLKIARLYLEDDDPVQAEAYINRASLLQNESSNEQLQIHYKVCYARVLDFRRKFIEAAQRYNELSYKSIVHESERLEALKHALNCTILASAGQQRSRMLATLFKDERCQQLAAYGILEKMYLDRIIRGNQLQEFAAMLMPHQKATTADGTLFSVTGSSILDRAVIEHNLLSASKLYNNITFEELGALLEIPPAKAEKIASQMITEGRMNGFIDQIDGIVHFETREPLPTWDKQIQSLCFQVNNLLEKIRGAAPEWAAQAMETQMTQ; encoded by the exons ATGGCGACCGACGTGAGGCAGGAGCTGGCTCAGCTGATGAATTCAAGCGGATCTCACAAAGATCTGGCTGCCAA ATACCGACAAATTTTGGAGAAAGCGGTTCAGTTCACAGATGCAGACCAGCTTGAGTCCTTGAAGGCCTTTGTTGAAGCAA TGGTAAATGAAAACGTCAGTCTTGTCATCTCGAGGCAACTTCTCACCGATTTCTGCACACATCTGCCGAACCTTCCCGACGCCACGGCCAAAGCTGTGTATCACTTCACTTTGGAAAAGATTCAGCCGAGGGTCATTTCATTTGAGGAGCAG GTAGCCTCCATCAGACAGCACTTAGCAACCATTTATGAAAAGGAGGGCGACTGGAGAAATGCAGCCCAGGTTTTAGTTGGTATTCCTCTGGAAACAGGACAGAA GCAATACAATGTTGACTATAAATTGGACACGTACCTGAAAATTGCGCGTCTCTACTTAGAAGACGACGACCCGGTTCAGGCCGAGGCTTACATCAACAGAGCCTCATTGCTTCAGAATGAGTCCTCTAATGAACAGCTGCAAATTCATTACAAG gTGTGCTATGCCAGAGTCCTCGATTTTAGGAGGAAGTTCATTGAAGCTGCACAGAGATACAACGAGCTGTCTTATAAATCAATTGTCCATGAGAGTGAACGTCTAGAGGCACTGAAACACGCCCTGAACTGCACCATACTGGCCTCCGCAG gccAGCAGCGTTCCCGAATGTTGGCCACTCTGTTTAAGGACGAGCGCTGTCAGCAGCTGGCAGCGTACGGTATTCTGGAGAAGATGTACCTGGACCGAATCATCAGAGGAAACCAGCTGCAGGAGTTTGCTGCCATGCTCATGCCTCACCAGAAGGCCACCACAGCAGATG GTACTTTGTTCTCCGTCACAGGCTCCAGCATCCTCGACAGAGCTGTGATCGAACACAACCTGCTGTCAGCCAGTAAACTCTACAACAACATCACGTTTGAAGAACTAGGAGCGCTGTTGGAAATCCCCCCGGCAAAG GCGGAGAAGATCGCGTCCCAGATGATCACCGAAGGACGAATGAACGGCTTCATCGACCAGATCGACGGCATCGTACACTTTGAGA CTCGAGAACCTCTTCCCACTTGGGACAAACAGATCCAGTCTCTGTGTTTCCAAGTCAACAACCTCCTAGAAAAGATCCGAGGTGCTGCTCCAGAGTGGGCCGCACAAGCTATGGAAACCCAGATGACCCAGTAG
- the cops4 gene encoding COP9 signalosome complex subunit 4 isoform X4 gives MATDVRQELAQLMNSSGSHKDLAAKYRQILEKAVQFTDADQLESLKAFVEAMVNENVSLVISRQLLTDFCTHLPNLPDATAKAVYHFTLEKIQPRVISFEEQVASIRQHLATIYEKEGDWRNAAQVLVGIPLETGQKQYNVDYKLDTYLKIARLYLEDDDPVQAEAYINRASLLQNESSNEQLQIHYKVCYARVLDFRRKFIEAAQRYNELSYKSIVHESERLEALKHALNCTILASAGQQRSRMLATLFKDERCQQLAAYGILEKMYLDRIIRGNQLQEFAAMLMPHQKATTADGSSILDRAVIEHNLLSASKLYNNITFEELGALLEIPPAKAEKIASQMITEGRMNGFIDQIDGIVHFETREPLPTWDKQIQSLCFQVNNLLEKIRGAAPEWAAQAMETQMTQ, from the exons ATGGCGACCGACGTGAGGCAGGAGCTGGCTCAGCTGATGAATTCAAGCGGATCTCACAAAGATCTGGCTGCCAA ATACCGACAAATTTTGGAGAAAGCGGTTCAGTTCACAGATGCAGACCAGCTTGAGTCCTTGAAGGCCTTTGTTGAAGCAA TGGTAAATGAAAACGTCAGTCTTGTCATCTCGAGGCAACTTCTCACCGATTTCTGCACACATCTGCCGAACCTTCCCGACGCCACGGCCAAAGCTGTGTATCACTTCACTTTGGAAAAGATTCAGCCGAGGGTCATTTCATTTGAGGAGCAG GTAGCCTCCATCAGACAGCACTTAGCAACCATTTATGAAAAGGAGGGCGACTGGAGAAATGCAGCCCAGGTTTTAGTTGGTATTCCTCTGGAAACAGGACAGAA GCAATACAATGTTGACTATAAATTGGACACGTACCTGAAAATTGCGCGTCTCTACTTAGAAGACGACGACCCGGTTCAGGCCGAGGCTTACATCAACAGAGCCTCATTGCTTCAGAATGAGTCCTCTAATGAACAGCTGCAAATTCATTACAAG gTGTGCTATGCCAGAGTCCTCGATTTTAGGAGGAAGTTCATTGAAGCTGCACAGAGATACAACGAGCTGTCTTATAAATCAATTGTCCATGAGAGTGAACGTCTAGAGGCACTGAAACACGCCCTGAACTGCACCATACTGGCCTCCGCAG gccAGCAGCGTTCCCGAATGTTGGCCACTCTGTTTAAGGACGAGCGCTGTCAGCAGCTGGCAGCGTACGGTATTCTGGAGAAGATGTACCTGGACCGAATCATCAGAGGAAACCAGCTGCAGGAGTTTGCTGCCATGCTCATGCCTCACCAGAAGGCCACCACAGCAGATG GCTCCAGCATCCTCGACAGAGCTGTGATCGAACACAACCTGCTGTCAGCCAGTAAACTCTACAACAACATCACGTTTGAAGAACTAGGAGCGCTGTTGGAAATCCCCCCGGCAAAG GCGGAGAAGATCGCGTCCCAGATGATCACCGAAGGACGAATGAACGGCTTCATCGACCAGATCGACGGCATCGTACACTTTGAGA CTCGAGAACCTCTTCCCACTTGGGACAAACAGATCCAGTCTCTGTGTTTCCAAGTCAACAACCTCCTAGAAAAGATCCGAGGTGCTGCTCCAGAGTGGGCCGCACAAGCTATGGAAACCCAGATGACCCAGTAG